The Ectothiorhodospiraceae bacterium 2226 region GAGAGCCAGCAGCGGGCGCCGTTTTGCGGCCCCGCCCACCGGCACGGACGCCGGTTTGGTTCAACTCACACAAGGACGAGAGCGACTATGGAAATCTTTCAGCTGTTGAAGCAGGACCACAAGAAGGTCAGTACCTTGCTGAAACATCTCGCCGACACCAGCGAGGATGCGAAGGTGACGCGCAAGAAGAACCTCCAGGCGCTGGAGAATGAGCTCGAGGTGCACGCCCAGGTGGAGGAGCGCCTGCTCTATCCGAAGTTGCGCGAGTACGATGAGACCAAGGACGAGGCCGAGCACGGCATCGAGGAGCACGGCGAGATGCGCCAGGCGCTGCACGAGCTGATAGAGCTCGAGGTCGACGATCCGGATTGGATGGATCAGTTGATGGAGCTGAAGGACACCATCGAACACCACGTCGAGGAAGAGGAAGAGGAGCTGTTCCCCAAGGCCCGCAAACTGCTCGGCGGCGAACGCGCCGAAGAGATGGCCGATCGGGCGGAAGAGGAGAAGGCGTCAATCCAGCGGAGCATGCAGTAGTGATCCGGAGGCCGTCCCGGGACGGCCTCCTTCCTCACCGATCCCGCCCGTTCACTACACCAGATTCACCAGCGGCACCAGGCCGAACCACAGGATGAACGCCAGCGCCGTGGCGAGCACACCGTCGATGCGCGCCGGTAGGCGCCGCCGGCGTGCCAACCGCGCGAGTAACCACACCAGCAGGGCCGCATGGGGCACCACGAACCACGCCGCGTGCTCGAAACCCCGCACCCCGGCCCATTGCCATGTCAGCGCCAGGAAGGCGGCCGCGCCCGCCAGGCCAACCGCCAGCCACACCGCCCGCCGTCGGCCCAGGCGCACCACCAGCGTGGCCTTGCCCGCGCGTTGATCCGCCCAGTAGTCCGGCAGCCCCGCCAGGATGATCGCCGGCAGTACGGCGAGCAGCAGTGGCAGCGCGAGTAGCCAGGGCAACGGGTCGGTGAGCGAGCCGCCCTGAAAGACGTATCCGCAGAGGATGACGCCCAGGCTGTGGGTGACGCCCACGTCGAGTTCGCCCAGGCCGCGCCAGGCCAATTTCAGGGGCGGCGCGGTGTAGCCAATCGCGATTACCGTGAGGGCGATCAGCAGTACCAGGGCCGAACCGCTCGCGGCCGGTGTGGCCCACCAGAGCAGCGCCATCGCCGCGGCAGTGGCCGCGACCAAGCCGAGTATTGCGCGCCGCATCTGCGGGAAACTCACCGCGCCTTCCACCAGTACGCGCGAGCCGCCGCTGAAGGGGCTGTAGTGCCGGTTGCGCCGGTCACTGGGGTAGTCGTAGTAGTCGTTGATGAACACCGTGGTGGCCTCCAGCAGGAACAGCACCAGGAAGCCGATCCAGAAGGCGCTCCAGGAGAGGACGCCCTGCGAACTTGCGGCGAGGGCGCCCACGGCGTAGGCCAGCAGCGTCATGGGGTAGAACTGCAGGCGCAGCGCGCGCAGCCAAACGCCGATACGCGCGCCGAGCGTGGGGGCGGGAGCGCTGGGCAGCGCGCGCCCCTGCTCCTCGGCGCGCGTGAGCCAGGCGCGGCGCTGTGCCGCGGTGCTGCTGTTCACGGGGCCGAAGGTTCGCGTGTCGGTGGTGCGTATGCCGCAAAAGCCGAGCGTGGCGCGGCGCAGGCCGTTGGTGCCGGGCGCGCGCAGGATCCAGCGGTATACCCATGGCGGGGTGTCCATGGTGCTGATGAGCTGCGCCGTCTTGCCGCGCAGCAGGGGCTCGAAACCGGTGTGACGGGGGCGCTCGCGAAAGGCAAAGCCGGGCGTGAATACGCGGTCCAGAAAGCCCTTCAACAGCGCGGGCATGGTGCCCCACCAGTTGGGATACACGAACACCAGGTGATCGGCCCAGGCGACCGCCGCCTGTGCGCGCGCGAGGTCGGGTTCCAGCGGCTGCTGACGCGGCGAGGGCGTGTGGACGGTCGGGTCGAAGTCGATGTCGCCGAGGGCGATTTCGCGCACCGTCGCGCCGCTTTCGCGGGCGCCGCGCGCGTAGGCTTGCGCCAGCGCCGCGCACAGGCTGTCGTTGCGCGGGTGGCCGAGGATGACGAGTACCTTCATGGGGAGGAAGCCTAGCAGGCGGTTGAAGATCAGCCGGGTAGCGCGGTGCAGTATGTCCTGCCCGAAAAAAAAGCGCCTGCTTCGATGTCGCGCCAGCCCCAGGGCTTCGCCCGGGGCGTGTGCTAGCCTTTTAGGGAACTGGACTGATTCCAAGGAGGGAACTGTGCCGTACGTGATTCTGTGGTTGCTGGGTGTTCCGGCCTCGGTGTTGCTGCTGATCTGGCTGATTTTCTGATCGGCGCGGATCGGAAAACGCGAGCGCCTCGGCGCTCGCGTTTCTTTTTCCGAACCCACGCCATGAATAGCCGCGACTTCGGCGCGCGATTGCTGCGACACAGGGATGTGCCGCGGTTATCGCCGCGGGGTTTAATGAAGCAAAGCGATACCACTTGTTCGGACCTTTCTTAGTGGAAATCGCGCGAGCGCGTGAGCAGCGGGCCGAGGAGCGGCGTGCGGTCTTCCAGGCGATCGGCGATGAGGTGCATCACCTCGCCCTCGCGTTCGATCTTGCCGTGCACTTCGAGTAGGCGCGCGCCGAGCAGCGCGCGCCGGTGACGCTCGCCCACGCGCCGCCACACCACCACGTTCACGCTGCCGTGTTCGTCCTCCAGGGTAAGGAACACGGTGCCCGAGGCGGAGGAGGGGCATTGGCGGCTCACGACCAGACCGCTGTGCGTGACGCGGCGCCCACTGGGCGCCGCGCGCAGGGTGAGACTGTCCTTGATGCGCTGGCGCTGCAAGTGCGCGCGCAAAAAGGCGAGCGGGTGCCGACCCAGCGTGAGTCCGATCTGTGCGTAGTCAGCCACCACCTCATCCGCCTCGCTGGGCGGGGGCAGCAGCGGCAGGGCCTCCTGTACGGGGGCGTCGCATAACAGGGCGCTCGGCGGCTCCACCGCGAGCGTGGCCCAGCGCGCCTGGCGCCGGTGGCCTGCGAGGGCGACCAGGGCGTTGGCGGCGGCCAGGTGCTCGAGGTCGCCGCGGTCGAGCGCGGCGCGGTGGGCGAGGTCTTCCACGTCGCGGAAGGGGCGCTCGGCGCGCGCGCGCACCAGCCGTTCGGCCCCGGCTTGGCTCAGCCCCTTCACCATGCGCAGCCCCAACCGCAACGCGAGCCCTCCGCCCGGCGCCGGCTCCAGCGTGCAGTCCCAATCGCTCGACCTGACGTCCACCGCGCGCACCTCTACGCCGTGGCGCCGCGCGTCCTGCACCAGTTGCGCGGGCGCGTAAAAACCCATCGGCTGACTGTTCAAGAGTGCGCAGGTGAACGCCGCCGGTTCGTGGCACTTCAGCCACGCCGATACGTACACCAGCAGCGCGAAGCTCGCCGCGTGCGACTCGGGAAACCCATACTCGCCGAAGCCTTTAATCTGCTCCACGATCTGTTCGGCGAAATGTGCTTCGTAGCCGCGCGCGGCCATGCCCGTGCGCAAGCGCTCCTCGTAGGGTTCCAGCCCGCCCCGTCGGCGCCATGCGGCCATGGCACGGCGCAGGCCGTCGGCATCACCGGGCGAGAAACCCGCCGCCACCATGGCGAGCTTGATGACCTGCTCCTGAAAAATCGGAATGCCGAGCGTGCGCGCCAGCACGCCGCGCACCGCTTCGCTCGGGTAGCTCACCGGCTCCAGGCCCTGCCGACGGCGCAGGTAGGGGTGCACCATGTCGCCCTGGATGGGGCCGGGGCGCACGATGGCCACCTCCACCACCAGGTCGTAGAAGGTGCGGGGCTTCAAGCGCGGCAGCATGGCCATCTGCGCGCGCGACTCGATCTGGAACACACCCACCGTGTCGGCGCGCTGGATCATGCGGTACACCGCCGGGTCCTCCTGCGGCAGATTGGCCAGCGTGAGCTCGCGTCCGCGATGGCGCGCCACGAGATCGAAGGCGCGGCGGATGGCCGAGAGCATGCCGAGCGCGAGGCAGTCGATCTTGAGCAGCCCGAGCGCATCGAGGTCGTCCTTGTCCCACTGGATCACGGTGCGCTCCGCCATGGCGGCGTTCTCCACCGGCACCAGTTCGGCCAGCGGTCCGCGCGCGATCACGAAGCCGCCGACGTGCTGCGAGAGGTGGCGCGGGAAGCCCAGCAACTGACCCACCAATTCGAGCAGGCGCTGCACGACGGGATTGTCTGGGTCAAAGCCCGCCTCGCGCAGCCGCTGGGGCAAGAGCTCGCGCCGGTCCCACCACGCCAGGGAACTGGCGAGCCGGTCCACCTGATCGAGGTCCAGCCCGAGCGCCTTGCCCGCGTCGCGCAGCGCGCTGCGTGGGCGGTAGCTGATCACGGTGGCGGCCAGCGCGGCACGCTCGCGGGTGTACTTGCGGTAGAGGTACTGGATCACCTCCTCGCGGCGCTCGTGCTCGAAGTCCACGTCGATGTCGGGCGGCTCGTTGCGTTCGCGCGAGATGAAACGCTCGAACAGCATGTCGCTCTGGGCCGGGTCCACCGAGGTGATGCCGAGGCAATAGCACACCGCGGAGTTCGCGGCCGAGCCGCGTCCCTGGCACAGGATTCCCTGCTCGCGCGCGTAGCGCACCACATCGTGCACGGTGAGGAAGTAGGGCTCGTAGCGCAGTTCCTCGATGAGCGCGAGCTCGCGCTCGACCTGTTCGCGCACGCGCGGCGGCGGTCCCGCGGGCCAGCGCTGGGCGATGCCTTCCTCGGTGAGCTGGCGCAGCCAGTCGGCGGCGGTGCGCCCCGGCGGCACCAGTTCGTCCGGATACTCGTAGCGCAGTTCGTCCAGGCTGAAACGGCAGCGCGCGGCGACGCGCAGCGTCTCGGCCAGCAGTTCGGGCGGGTAGAGCTTGGCGAGACGCGCGCGCGGGCGCAGGTGACGCTCGCCGTTGGGATGGAGCGCATGACCCGCCTGATGGACCGGCACGGTAAGGCGTATCGCGGTGACGAGGTCCTGCAACGGGCGGCGCTCGGGCACGTGCATGTGCACGTCGCCCGCCGCCACCAAGGGCAGGCCGGTGGCCGCGCCCACGCCGCGCAGCTGTGCCAGGCGGCTGCGGTCCTGCGCGCCGTACAGGCGCGCGTAGGCGAGCCACCCGCGGCCGGGAAAGCGCGCGGCGAGCCAGGCGGCGTCGGCCTCTAGCGTCTGAGGATCCAGGCGCTGGGGAGGCACGAGCAGGGCGAGGCAGTGTTCCAGGCCGCTGTCGAAGTCGGGCGCGTGCAGGCTGTAGCTGCCCTTGGCGGCGCGCCGGCGCGCGCGCGTGATGAGGGTGCAGAGCTGGCCGTAGCCCGTGCGGTCCATGGCCAGCAACACCAGTTTGGGTCCGTCCTCGAGCTGGAACTCGCTGCCGATCAGCAGCTGGAGGCCGTGTTCCTTGGCCGCGACGTGGGCGCGCACCACCCCTGCCACCGAGCATTCATCGGTGAGGGCCAGGGCGCGATAGCCCAGCGTGGCCGCCTGCGCCACCAGCTCGTCGGGGTGCGAGGCGCCGCGCAGGAAGGTGAAGTTACTGAGGCAGTGCAGCTCGGCGTAATCGGGCGCGGGCATGGGAACCTGGTGGTTTGCGTTCGACCACGGAGAGCCGTGGCCGGGATACTGTAAAGATATACAGTATCCCGGCCGCCCGCAATGCGCTGCCCGCGCGCGCCCGGCGGCGCGCGCGCTTCCTCTAGCCCAGGCTAGATATCACCCTCGGCGCCCGCCTGCATGATCTCCTGCAGCACGTCGCGCACCTGCTCGGCCTCGCTGCGCAGCTCGGCCGACAGGCCGCCCATCTCGATCAGCGGGTTCAGGTCCATCATGACCAGCCAGAACTGGCCCTGCGGGTCCTCCACCAGGGCGATACGGCAGGGCAGGTAGGCCGCGAACAAGAGGTCGTGCTCGACCATCTTCTGCGCCGTGACCGGATCGCAGAACTGGAAGATCTCCATGCGCCGCGTCTCGAGCCCCATGGCCTCGAGTTGCGCGGACAAGGGAAGTTCGCCGACCAGCGCCATGTTGAGCGTGTTGGCGCGCAGCTTCATGGACTCGATCGCATCGTCCGCGCTGACGCCCTCGGCCACCGGCATACTCACCACGCTGTCCTCGAGGGGCGATGCGGCCAGCAAAGGAACGCTGAACAGCAACAGCAGCAACCCAATTATGCGCTTGTGCATGGGACACCTCTTGGGATAAGGATCATTAGCTTCAGACTAGCTGAGCGCGCCGGGGCTGTCGGGTTAGGCGGGCGCTATCGAGGGGGCCGCATGAGCGAGTTTCCGGATCACTTTTCCGCGCGCGCCGGTGCGTACGCCGCGTTCCGCCCGCGGTATCCCGATGCGCTGTTCGCGTTCCTGGCGCAGACCTGCCGGGCGCGCACGCTGGCCTGGGACTGCGCCACCGGCAACGGCCAGGCCGCCGTGGGCTTGGCGGCGCATTTTCCGCGCGTGCTCGCCACCGACGCGAGCGCCGCGCAGATCGCGCAGGCGCAGGCGCACCCTCGTATCGCGTATCGAGTGGCGCGCGCCGAGGCCAGCGGACTGGCCGACGCCAGCGTCGATCTCCTAACCGTCGCGCAGGCCCTGCACTGGTTCGACCTGCCGGCGTTCTACGCCGAAGCGCGGCGTGTGCTCAAACCGCACGGCGTGATCGCGGTGTGGACCTACGGCGCGTTTCGTTTCGAGAGCCGCGCGCTGGACGCGCTGATGCAGGATTTCTACGCCAACACGCTCGGCCCGTACTGGCCGCCCGCGCGCGTGCATGTGGAAACGGGCTATCGCCGGCTTGCCTTTCCCTTTGAAGAGTTCGGCGCGCCCGCCTTTACGCTCGATGCGCGCCTCACGCGCGAGGCGTTGCTGGGCTATCTCGGCACCTGGTCCGCGGTGGGACGCTTCAAGGCGCAGCGGGGATGGGATCCGGTGGAGGAGCTGGCGACGCAGTTGGATGCGGTATGGGGCGAGGCCGTCGAACACAGCGTTCGGTGGCCGTTGAAGCTGAGAGTAGGCTGGGCGGATGCGAAGGCGTAGCGCTTCGGCGGACGTACACGTCGAGACAATGTCGCGCGGGTACTTACGCCCACACGCCCTGTATGAACCACGGCGCGTCGGGGCGGCGTTCGCGGTACAGCCACACCCGCGCCCCGTCGAGTGTGCGCGCGACGAAATAGTCGCGCGCGGCGGCGTGATCTTCCCACCAGCCGGTCTCGATGCGTTCGGGGCCATGCAGCAGGGTGAGCGGGGCACCCTCGAGGCAGGGCGCGCCGCGGTGAGTGGACAGCGCGCGGGGCGGATCGACCAGCCACAGGGGGCGCGGCGGGTATTCGGGAGCCGCGATGTGCGTGCCGGGCGCCGCGGCGCGCCAGGCACACTCGGGGCGGTGGTCGGGCAGTGGGGCGAGGCCATGCACGGCGTCTTCGCCCAGGCGCGCGCGCAGGCGTTCCACCAGTGCCTGCCAGTCCTGATGCGCGACCTTGGGGGCGGCGAACAGGTCGCGGTGTTCGGCGGCCAGGGGAACCAAGTGCTCGACCCGCAGGGTGAGGGCCTCGATCGGTGCGGCGAGGGTGAGGCGCTCCAGGTGTTCGCGGGTGAGGGCGAGCAGGTGCGCCGGGTCGCGACTGGGGGCGACCAGACCGATGTCGAGTTCGGTACTGCCGCCGCCCTGATGCCACAGCCCAACATGCAGGCGCTGCGCGGCGGCGCCGCGCCCGAGTAAAAAGCCTTCCAGGCCGAGCAGCAGGCGGCGCAGCGGAAACAGCAGCGCCTCGCAGTTGGCGATCTCCACCGGCAGCGGCAGGCGCGCGTCGAAACGCGCGGGCGGCTCGAAACGGGGGCGCGGATCGGGGCGGGTGCCGAGCATACGGTCGAGCAGGTCCACGAGCTCGGCGCCCAGGCGTCGCGCCAGCCCCGCCCGCGGCAGGCGCAGACAGTCGCCGATGGAGCGCAGTCCCAGCCCGCGCAGGGCGGCGAGGCGTTCCGCGGCCAGGGGCAGCCGTTCCAGCGGCAACGGACGCAGGGCGCCCGCCAGCGTTTCGTGCGTCAGTACCGGAGCCTCGTGGCCGGCACAGGCGAGTAGCCAGGCGCCCAGTGGCGTGGGGGCCAGGGCCTGCACGTAGGCGTGGCCGAGCGCCTCGAGGCCGCCGAGCAGGCGCTGGTGCAGCGGCGCGATCCCGCCGAACAGCCGCAGGCTGCCTTCGACTTCCAGCAGCAGGGCATCGGGTGGCTGCAGGCTCACGGCGGAGGTGAACTGCGTGGCCCACAGCGCCAGCTCGCCCAGGGCCTGTGCTTCGGCGGCGTGGTCGCGCGGACGGATCTGCAACTCGGCGCACAGCGCCAGCGCGGCGCTGACCGCCATGCCCGCGTACACGCCCTGGGCGCGCGCGCAGGCGTTGCAGTCGTGCACCCAGCGGCGGCTGCCGTGGCTTTCGTATACCGCGAAGGGCAGACGCTCGAACAGCTCCGCCTCACCGCGGGTGTAGACCTCCAAGGCGAGGCGCGGCAGACGCAGGCTAACCCACAGCATGACGCGGATAGGTCACGGCGCCGGCCGCCCGCCCGCCGCGGCGTTTGAGGACGTGCAGCGTAAGCCCGTCCGGTGTGGCTTCCAGGCGCAGCCGCAGGGCGGCCGGCGAGGGTGTTTGCGCGGCCTCCAGCGGACGCAGCAAAAACCCGGCGGCCCCGCCCGCCTCAGCCGCCAGCTGCAGGCGGCGCAGGGCGCGGGTGTCGGCGCGCAGGGGCCAGCCGAGCACGGCGCCGCACACGCGCGAGCGCAGTGCCTGCTCCTGGGCCCACAGGGCCTCCTTGGGCTCGCTTGGGCGCACCAGCAGGAAGGTGTCGAGCGCGATTCCCGCCTGCGTCAGCGCGGGGGGATAGGGCAGATAGGGCGGCGCTACCCAGCATTGCCAGTGGCCCGCGCGGCTGAGCGCGGCGAGGGTGGGCAGCAGCAGGGTCAGTTCGCCGATGCCGTGCGTGGGCAGCAGCAACTCGGTGAGGGCACCGCGCGGCCAGCCGCCGCCCAGAGCTTCGTCCAGTGTCGAGTTGCCGGTCGGCACGACGGCGGCGGTCGGCGGCGCCTGCCCGCCGCCGCGCCAGATGTCGGTCCGGCTCAGCAGGGACTCCAGGCTCATCGGGGGCTCACAGGACGTGGCCGTGGCGGATCACCCCCACCCCGACGCCTTCGATGGCGAAGGCTTGGCGGGCGAGATGCACCACGATGGGCTCGAACTCGGGATTCTCGGGCAGCAGGTGCACGACGTTGCCCTGGCGGCGGTAGCGTTTCACGGTGACCTCGTCATCCAGACGGGCCACCACGATCTGGCCGTTCTCGGCGGTGGGGGTGCGGTGCACGGCGAGCAGGTCGCCGTCCAGGATGCCGGCATCGCGCATGCTGGCGCCCTGCACCCGCAGCAGATAGTGGGCACGCGGAGTGAAGAGTGCGGGATCGAGACGGTAGTGACGCTCGATGTGTTCCTGGGCGAGCAGCGGACTGCCGGCGGCCACACGGCCCACCACCGGGAGGCCGCCCGCCTCGCCGCCCAGTACGCGGATGCCGCGCGAGGTGCCGCCCACGAGTTCGATGGCGCCCTTGCGTGCGAGGGCCTTCAGGTGTCCCTCAGCGGCATTCAGCGAGCGAAACCCCAGGGCCTGGGCAATCTCGGACCGGGTGGGGGCCGAGCCGGTGCGCTCGACATGCGACTGAATGTATTCCAGGACTTCCAATTGTCGGGGTGTCAGCGTCTGCACGCGCGGCCCTCTTTGTCGCCATTACTGTAATTTTATACAGGTACGCGGCGCCGCGCTGCAAGGGGTCGGCTCCCAGAATGAGGCGCCGGGGACGAAGGGCGGGGCTAACCCGAGGCCAGCCGGTGGGCCAGGCGGGCGGGCTCAGGCAGTCGGAAGCGCGGCGCGGTGCGCAGCACCCAGGCGATGGCGGTGGGCAGGCTGATGCGGTGGCCGATGGAGACGTACACGGGCTGCACGCCGGTGCGGGTGCGCAGCACCGCGCCCACTTGTTCCTCGCGGTGGTAGAGCGGCACCCAGGCGCCGCGCTCGGTGGGGACCGGGTCATGGGTGCCGAGCAGGCGGCTTTTCGCCACGCCGATGCTCGGCAGGTCGGTGATCACGCCCAGGTGGCAGGCCAGGCCGAAACGGCGCGGATGCGCCAGCCCCTGGGCGTCGCACAGCAGCAGGGCCGGCGGGGTGCTCAGCTGCGCCAGCGCCTCCAGTACCGCGGGCAGTTCGCGGAACGAGAGCAGGCCGGGCACATAGGGAAAACGGGTCGGCAGCCGCGCCACCGCGTGCTCGAGGGGGATCAGCGTGTCGGCGTCCACCACCGCCACGGCGGCGCGTGTGGTGCGGCCGCTATCTTCGAAACCGACGTCCACGCCCGCCACGCGGCCCACCGCCTCGGGCAGCCGGTCCACGGCCACTACCTGCGCGCGCAGCGCCTCTTGCAGGGCGATGGCCTCGCGCGTGGTGGTCGGCCAAGCGGGAGAAGAGGCGCGTGTGGTCACGCGCCGGCGAATCTAGCCAAGGCTGGCCTGGCGGGCTACGGGAACGCCGGAATGGTGGGTTCCGTACCGGAGATCTCCGCTTCCGGGTGGTGTTTCTTGATCAGCGAGGAGATCTCGTCCACCCGCTCCTTGGGGACGTCCGCCATCAACAACAACTCCCCGCGCTCAATGGCCGATTCGAAGCTGCGCAGGCGCCGGTTGGGCACCGAGGTGCTGATCATGCCGGAGGCCCAGCCGCCGAGCACCGCGCCCACCAAGGCGCCGACGATGATCGCCGCGCCATACGACACCTGCAGCACCCAGGCGGCAAAGATGCCTAGGATGGCGCCGGTGGCCGCACCCACGGCGACGCCCTGGCCCGTGCCGTACACGAAGTCGCTGCGCTGGAACACGGAGGTGCGCGGCAGATCCGCGGGCACGGCGTCGCGTTTGCCGAGCACGTGGATGTGGTCCTCGTCCACCCGTGCCAGCAGCAGATCGTCCACCACCTGCCGGGTGACCGGAACGTCCGGTAGCAATACGTACAGTCGTCGTCTCATGGAACCCTCCTTTCTGACGAGCAGAAACGGGTTGGTCCGACTCCGAATCGAGCCCCTAATGCGCTAAATATAGTCAATGCTGCGGGATTTCGCGCAAAGATGCGCCGCGGTCAGAAAATGTGCGGCAAGCGGCTGAACGGCTGGGGGAACTAAAGGTAGGGGGAGAGCAGGCGCGCGACGCCGTCGCGCAGCTTGATGGGCAGGGGGCGTGCGTCCAGGTCGGCGCGCGCCAGGCGCCGCGCGCCGACCTTCTTCTGCTCGACCAGGGCGCCCAGTCGTGCGGCCAGCGCCTCGTCGTAGGCCTCGACGTTGAACTCGAAGTTCAGCGCCAGGCTGCGCGGGTCCCAGTTGGCCGAACCCATCAGCATCCACACCCCGTCGACAATCATCAGCTTGGTATGGTCGAACGGCGGCGGCGTCATCCACACGCGGCAGTCTCGTTGCAGCACGCGCTCCAGCACGCTGATGCTGGCCCAGCCGACCACGCGCAGGTTGTTGCGCTCGGGCAGCAGAATGTCCACCTCCACGCCGCGCAGCGCCGCCACGTGCAAGGCATGGATCAGTGGCAGGTCGGGCAAGAAATACGGGGTGACGATCTGCACACGGTGTTTGGCGCTCGCCAGGGCGCCGAGGATGGTGAGCCGCGCCTTGTCGTAGTCCTCGTCGGGGCCGTCGGCGATGCCGCGTGCCACCACGCTGCCGGCCGGTGCCAGCGCGGGGAACCATAGGTCGCCGCTCAGCCGCTCGCCGGTGGTGAAGGCCCAGTCTTCGGCGAATACCGCCTGCAGATCGCCGACCACCGGCCCTTCTACCTCGAAGTGCAGATCCTGCACGGGGTGGCGCGGGGCGGTCTCCAGCATGTGGTTGTGGCGGATGTTCAT contains the following coding sequences:
- a CDS encoding PLDc N-terminal domain-containing protein yields the protein MNALLNTLAPHLLAWGTLAITLWASAHAILKKEDTRAAVGWVGVIWLAPIVGAVLYALLGVNRIKRAAANLRNERAAAAGEFRAEGCASPDPKDCLPSAAAHLASMERLVRSITDQPLRTGNRLTPLVNGDAAYPRMLEAIAHAQHSITLSTYLFDYDAAGRRFIAALAEARRRGVEVRVLIDAVGARYSFPRTAVGPLRRAGVRVARFLPTLGPWRTKYMNLRSHRKILVVDGRCGFTGGMNIRHNHMLETAPRHPVQDLHFEVEGPVVGDLQAVFAEDWAFTTGERLSGDLWFPALAPAGSVVARGIADGPDEDYDKARLTILGALASAKHRVQIVTPYFLPDLPLIHALHVAALRGVEVDILLPERNNLRVVGWASISVLERVLQRDCRVWMTPPPFDHTKLMIVDGVWMLMGSANWDPRSLALNFEFNVEAYDEALAARLGALVEQKKVGARRLARADLDARPLPIKLRDGVARLLSPYL